ACCCGAGATGTAAACAGAGTAAAGGTTTTATTTGGCCAACGGCCTAGGGTGTGGTCGTAGAgaattttatctttatctttaccGTGAAAAACATTCAGGGCACGAGGGAGATGTTCTTTGATAAAATTGTAGCCCTGATGCCAAATGTCCTCCAGTtagcaaaaaatgaaaaattgcaATTCCTTTTTGAAGAGGAGCACGATGCAACGTCTGCGACTTCATTTGTCACAGTGTGTCACAGCCCGAGGGTCATTGCAGAGCTAATATTGTTGCTGGAGAGTCTTTCACATAAAGCAAGCCCATTATTGCTCTGGCTGATGAGTTCCATTCTCACCCTTGAGTCATTCTCAAATTtttttgatggattttttttttatgtgtgtgtgtgtgtatgtgtgtgtgtgtgtgtgtgtgtgtgtgtgtgtgtgtgtgtgtgtgtgtgagtgcgtgtgtgcgtgcagttGCATTTACTAGGGATACATCAATACCAATTCCAATAATATATTAGTAGATATCATAGATTCCATGGTAACTTACTCATGCTTCGATACCCACATCCACGTGACACTGTGTGACGTAGGCCAAATGTACACAGCTACACTAATGATATGACATGATAGTGATCTGGAAATATTTCATGATTAATAATAGCAAAACTGCTTTGCTAAAATATTAAGAGGAGGAACTACAGCATCTTcctacacacaaataaactgaTAAATCTTCGAAACAACGATTCACTAGCAACACAAATCTAGGTGAGAATCTCTGTCTACAAACAAGactagaagagagagaaaataccAGCTCTTACCTAGTATGTTGTTcttgatataataataatattaagaagaagaagacaaggAATTCCAACACAATTCTGAAACAATAACATGCTTTACAACACTATTTACTGTAAGCTAAAGCTAGCTAATACAtatcatttaaaagaaattgaaaaaatGAGACTAGTAACCAAAGTGTGTGAACACATAAACGCACATATATGCTTGTTAGGATTGGTAGACATGGATGTAACAGTgctttatatacatgtatattggGTTAAGGGCATTCTTAAAGGCCTGGTGCTTGAACCCCTgtccttctgatcagtaacccagaaCCTTAAACATTGTAGAGCTTGTAGTCAGTCTGAATTCTTATTTTAAGTACATGCTGGACGCTTGAACTGAGCTGAAATGCAGATTCGGTGAGTGATGTCAGAACTCAATGCTCTCTAATTTCTAATCTACATTAGGGAAGCAACCAAAGATCATAAGTTTAAATCTAGGAACTGAGAGAGCTGAAGTGCCACTATTTGGTCCTTGAGATACATTTTTAACTGCTCGCGTATATACAGTACGCCTGAGTCGGATTCTCACTTGAATGTCGTTTTGCATAAAAGCGTACTCCATTTGaataagtgtaaatgtaaacagctCAAAATGACTCCTCTCACCGTCTCCTCCAGCTGATGACATGTACTTGAGCTTGACGCATTCAACGTCAGCTTCCCGAGTGATTCACTGGGtattctctcttctctgtcctCGGCCTGAGAGACGGATTCACAActgtgaggatgaggaggagcgGTGGGTGATGTTGCAGAGGGTGGTGAcctctagagcaaaaaaaacaaacaacagacaaaTAAGCAGAGATCTACCTCCACATGTCCAGAAATGGACTCTGACCCTGTCTTGTGTGTTAAAGCATGCTGAGCAAATATATATGCAAAGCTCATACATGTTCTAGTGGACTGTAATGTAAATCAGAGCTCTGattcaatttcatttaaaaatttcaGAAAGAAAGCCCTTTCATAAGTAACCAAGCATCTGCGTATaattctgtatattattattattattattattattattattattattattattattattattattattattattattgttgttgttgttgttgttgttgtctttataatataaaagaataaaacactaagGGGTGTGCTGTCATAGGAAATTTTATCTTATACCAATTTACCAAGATTCAATAACATTATTCTCCATttcaaattacatttaatgtggTCAAATATCCAGGAGTTGTTGTTATCGCCTATCCTATAGCAACTATAAACCCCAGTCACtagtctctcttttttctcttgttaCTAAGAAAGTcaaagatttgtttaaaaattttaCAGTTACAAAATTCTGAAACTGCAGAATCCTTCCAAAATTGCTAAagacacattcattcattttctatcgcttatacaaacttctcgggtcacggggagcctgtccctatctcaggcatcatcgggcatcgaggcaggatacaccctggacagagtgccaacccatcacagggcacacacacactctcattcactcacacactacggacaattttccagagatgccaatcaacctaccatgcatgtctttggaccgggggaggaaactcccgaggcacggggagaacatgcaaactccacacacacaaggcggaggtgggaatcgaacccccaaccctggaggtgtgaggcgaacatgctaaccactaagccaccgtgccccgctAAAGAAACATCTCCTTACAACAATAAAATCGTATGTGTAGTGTCCACCATACTAGTCCCAAgtccctgttacagaaaataagtGGACACTTTCTGAGCAATCAGAATCTATTATTCAACAGTACATGGTgcataaacatttaatacatttaattttttatacttTCTATGTTGTGAAAATAGATATGATATATCTGAAACACAACTGTGGACTTACATGAGGCAAAGCGGCTACATGGGTGGAACATGGTGCGGCCGCTAACATTTCCAGCTGCTCGATCGGTTCAGCATCCTTGAGCTCATAAGACACATttacatgtgtttttgtgtgactGTAGTACTCTGCCCACCATAGATTGACAAATTTCTCCAAGTTCCTGTTGGAATCCCATTGAGCAACCTCAGTGGACGGTTGCTGCTTGTATGAAACATGCCAAGGCTTGTTCCTTCCCAGGAAGTGGACGATCCTTGCTTGATGGCCATACctgcatacagtatacaatgAGACCGATGGAAATGAAAACTCAAGTGTTTTCAACATAATAtctttctccattttcttttttctacaaACTTCCATTGGATTGTACTGATTTTTTTCACTAAAAGGAAACATGTTGAAATTTTTTTCTATGGTATTCTAAAAATGCTTGAAAATCCCTTTAAGATATCCTTGAGTATTTTTGATATTTTGCTTTTGCAGCCAGAGAAGATGGTTCTTGATCATTCCGTTGAGTACGTACTTGTGGAAAGCTGGTAAATAAGTGTAGATTGCATTGACACTGAGGTTGTAAATGAACGGTAGATGCTTATTGATGTCCTTTATTGCCCAGTCActgaaaaaagtgtttaaaattcCCTGGTCACctcctaaaaacaaacaaacaagaaaacataaGGTTAAAACAGTACTTGTGACTTTTAATGGGTTTCTCATTAAAGTTCTCAACCTTAAACTCGTAAATAGCACTAAGTATGAAATATCAATCGCTCCTTTATCTTCAGTAACCTCTGTTCTAGTTATATATCCTGTGCACTGTACTATAATCTTCtcctttttctgcttttcttttccccctCACCCTCACCATCAAAGCTGCCACACGTCCTGCCATGCTCCAGCAGGCGTGAGTGGGTCTCCAGTGATGGCCTGAATACAAACACGCCAGAGTTGAAGCAGTCGGGCCAACCTGGATCTGGAGCTGCCGAGAGCTCTTCTCGTTCAAACAACTCGTCCACGTTACACAGCACCTGCAAGAACATGCATCCAGGATGTACTTCCGTTAAATCGGTCAGAagatgttcatttttttttaatagtaataataatagcagcttCTTAGAGTAGTTAGAACTGCAAATCACCAGTTTGTATCAatgtcattttctaccgcttatctgaacttctcgggtcacggggagcctgtgcctatctcaggcggcatcgggcatcaaggcaggatacagcaatcaacctaccatgcatgtctttggaccgggggaggaaaccggagtacccggaggaaacccccgaggcacggggagaacatgcaaactccacacacacaaggcggaggcaggaatcgacccaaccctggaggtgtgaggcgaacgtgctaaccactaagccactgtaaCAACTCTTTTTCTGGTTCATAGATTTTGAATACACATCTCTCTATTTGTTCTGTTGGCAAAGGAAACATGTTTGGTATATTGTAAATCTTCATTATCTATTTCCATGTCGCACTTCGTAGCTCTTTCGAACAAACGCTGCTGTGTAAATGACCCTTTATTTCAGATCATTTGCACTGGggccacatttacatttatggcatttggcagacgcccttatccagagtgacttttatttgtatctcattttatacaactgagcaattgagaattaagggccttgctcaggggcccacaATGGCAGTTGGTGgatttgggatttgaactcacaagaCTTTCAGACCTAAGGTCCAGACCTTAACCACTACGGTACCACATCCACCATATATCACTGATCCATGTCAAtcatcttaaattttttttcacatggtCCAAACACAATGATACAACCTACAGATGCATTAAAAGTTATTTCCTACTAACTACTCACAAGTGTATCGGCATCCAGGAACACACATTTGGTGTACTGTATAAGCGTCCAGCAGTGAAGCTTGGTAAATGTGACGCCCAGGTCTGGACGTCCTAGCCAGAAGAGATGAGCCCTGTCCCTGCTGTCCAACATGTCCACCACTATAACCTCATCAAACACGTCTTCCAAAGACAAACTGGAGACGTATACAAGACAGCAGCTGCACatgaatcatttaaatcatCCGGAACAATTCCGtgacatattaaataataaagtgacAGTGTCACTTTTAGAAAGCAATAAAAGGCGCGTGTGTTTACGCACATCAAGGAATCGAGTTtggaaaaaatatgtaaatcaga
This genomic window from Tachysurus fulvidraco isolate hzauxx_2018 chromosome 18, HZAU_PFXX_2.0, whole genome shotgun sequence contains:
- the gyg2 gene encoding glycogenin-2 — translated: MSEAKQAFVTLATSDAYIMGSLVVGKCLRRHGTTRKLVVMVSPDISREARLSLEDVFDEVIVVDMLDSRDRAHLFWLGRPDLGVTFTKLHCWTLIQYTKCVFLDADTLVLCNVDELFEREELSAAPDPGWPDCFNSGVFVFRPSLETHSRLLEHGRTCGSFDGGDQGILNTFFSDWAIKDINKHLPFIYNLSVNAIYTYLPAFHKYGHQARIVHFLGRNKPWHVSYKQQPSTEVAQWDSNRNLEKFVNLWWAEYYSHTKTHVNVSYELKDAEPIEQLEMLAAAPCSTHVAALPHRSPPSATSPTAPPHPHSCESVSQAEDREERIPSESLGKLTLNASSSSTCHQLEETCSNPDVVSAADPEDLDKSEHQEPPAEQQQEEEEVSGAEGVLMEASSDTARLEALKENLEHRKRWEEGQIDYLGKDAFENIRLKLDQFLN